The sequence below is a genomic window from Tachyglossus aculeatus isolate mTacAcu1 chromosome X1, mTacAcu1.pri, whole genome shotgun sequence.
tgcacatagtaagcgctcagtaaatacgattgatgatgattttcgactgtgagccctctgttgggtagggactgtctctatgtgttgccaacttgtacttcccaagcgctcagtccagtgctctgcacatagtaagcgctcagtaaatacgattgatgatgattttcgactgtgagccctctgttgggtagggactgtctctatgtgttgccaacttggacttcccaagcgcttagtacagcgctctgcacatagtaagcgctcaataaatacgattgatgatgatgttgggtagggaccgtctctatgtgctgccaacttgtacttcccaagcgctcagcacagtgctgtgcacacagtaagcgctcaataaatacgattgattgattgattgcacgcaGGAAGGCCCCGCCCGGCCCGAAGCAGAGCTCGGCCTGCCGGTACCCGAGGGGGCGGGCCTTCAGCCCCGCGGGTTGCCGGGAATTGTAGTCCCTCCGTTCTGACGTGAGCGCCACCCTCCAGACGGACAGGCGCGGTGGCCAATGGGCGGGGCCGGCGGCGCCTCGCGCTGCGGAGCCGGAAGGGAAGCTCCTGTGGAGACTGCGGGCGGCCAGACGGTTAGTGGGCGAGCCAGCGAGCGGGCCTGGGCGAGTGGGACCCGCCAGGTGGCCGCGGGcgaccccccgtcccctcccgcccGCCATGCCCTGAGGACCCTGCCATGGGCACCAGCGGCTCCAAGGCCCGGGGCCTCTGGCCCTTCGCGTCGTCCGCGGGGGGCAGCGGGTCGGAAGCGGCCAACGCGGCCGGCGCGGCCCAGGCCCTCACACGGGCACAGGGCGGCCGGAGCGCGCCCCCCTTCGTGTTCACCCGACGCGGGTAAGAGAAGGGATGgcgagggcggggggggcggggggggccgggggggcgggaaAACAACAcatcccttttttctcctcctcctcctttcccccggtCCAGtgccccccctcatccccctcatcttacctccttcccttccccactgcacctgtatcaccaatcgtatttattgagcgcttactgtgtgcagagcactggactaagcgcttgggaagtacaagttggcaacgtatagagacagtccctacctgtatatatgtgtttgtacatatttattactctattttacttgtacatatctattctagtttattttgtgagtatgtctggttttgttctccggctcccccttttcgactgtgagcccactgttgggcagggaccgtctctatatgttgccaatttggacttcccaagcgcttagtacagtgctctgcactccgtaagcgctcaataaatacgattggtgatgatgatgatttattttatttattttattttgtgagtatgtttggttttgttctccgtctcccccttttagactgtgagcccactgttgggcagggactgtctctatatgttgccaatttggacttcccaagcgcttagtacagtgctctgctcacagtcagcgctcaataaatacgattgatgatgatgatgatgatctattctatttattttattctgtgagtatgtttggttttgttctccgtctcccccttttagactgtgagcccactgttgggcagggactgtctctatatgttgccaatttggacttcccgagcgcttagtacagcgctctgtacacagtcagcgctccataaatacaattgatgatgatgatctattctatttattttattttgtgagtatgtctggttttgttctctgtctcccccttttagactgtgagcccgctgttgggcagggactgtctctatatgttgccaatttgtacttcccaaacgcttagtacagtgctctgcacacagtaagcactcaataaatacgattgatgatgatgatgatctattctatttattttattttgtgagtatgtttggttttgttctccagctcccccttttcgactgtgagcccactgttgggcagagactgtctctatatgttgccaatttggacttcccaagcgcttagtacagtgctctgcacacagtcagcgctcaataaatacgattgatgatgatgatgatgatctattctatttattttattttgtgagtatgttcggttttgttctctgtctcccccttttagactgtgagcccactgttgggcagggactgtctctgtatgttgccaatttgtacttcccaagcgcttactacagtgctctgcacatcgtaaacgctcaataaatacgattgatgatgatgatgatctattctatttattttactttgtatgtttggttttgttctccatctcccccttttagactgtgagcccactgttgggcagggaccgtctctatatgttgccaatttggacttccctagcacttagtacagtgctctgcacacagtaagcgctcaataaatatgattgatgatgatgatgatgatctattctatttattttattttgtgagtatgtctggttttgttctccggctcccccttttcgactgtgagcccgctgttgggcagggactgtctctatatgttgccaatttgtacttcccaagcgcttagtacagtgctctgcacacagtaagcgctcaataaatacaattgatgatgatgatgatgatctattctatttattttactttgtatatttggttttgttctccggctcccccttttagactgtgagcccactgttgggcagggactgtctttatatgttgccgatttggacttcccaagcgcttagtacagtgctctgcacacagtcagcgctcaataaatacgattgatgatgatgatgatctattttatttattttattttgtgagtatgtttggttttgttctctgtctcccctcttctagactgtgagcccactgttgggcagagactgtctctatatgttgccaatttggacttcccaagcgcttagtgcagtgctctgcacacagtaagcgctcaataagtatgattgatgatgatgatgatctattctatttattttattttgtgagtatgtctggttttgttctctgtcgcccccttttagactgtgagcccactgttgggcagggactgtctctatatgttgccaatttgtacttcccaagcgcttagtacagtgctctgcacacagtaagcgctcaataaatacgattgatgatgatgatgatctattctatttattttattttgttagtatgtttggttttgttctccggctcccccttttagactgtgagcccactgttgggcagggactgtctctatatgttgccaacttggacttcccaagcgcttagtacagtgctctgcacacagcgctcaataaatacgattgatgatgatgatgatgatctattctatttattttattttgtgagtacgtttggttttgttctccagctccctcttttagactgtgagcccactgttggcagggactgtctctatatgttgccaatttgtacttcccaagcgcttagtacagtgctctgcacacagtaagcgctcaataagtacgattgatgatgatgatgatgatgatgatgatgatctattctatatattttattgtgtgagtatgtctggttttgttctctgtctcccccttttagactgtgagcccgctgttgggcagggactgtctctatatgttgccaatttgtacttcccaagcgcttagtacagtgctctgcacacagtaagcgctcaataaatacgattgatgatgatgaagatgatgatgatgatgatgatgaagaaggcgCCGCATTCGGGGAGGCTCGCCACGCCGTCTTTAGATGGGCACCGCCTGCCCCGattaaaggtggggaaagggaggcacGACCTGGGGCAGGTGCCCGTTGGAGGTCATGCGGCGAGGGAGGAAACCGAGTCCTTGTGACTCCCCAGCCGGCGTTTTGGCCCTTAGACCCAATCCCtctccacctcatctgtaaaatggggattaagactgtgagcgccccccgtggggcaacctgatcaccttgtaacctccccagcgcttagagcagtgctttgcacatagtaagtgcttaataaatgccattattattattattattatttcccctccctaatcagtcaatcaatcatatttagtgagcgcttactgtgtgcagagcactgtactaagcgcttgggaaggacaagttggcaacatatagagacagtccctacccaacagtgggctcacagtctagcttcacCCGGTTATTTTTTTCTCCTGTGCCCCCCCAGGGAGCCCGGAAAATCCAAACGCCCGCCACACCGTCAGAATATCGGTTCGTTTAGGGAACGTCGCCCCCCCGCCAAATCCAAGCCAgagcctttcctctctcttcggAAGATGGAGCTGATGTGGGCATTATTTATGGCATCGCCCGACTGGTTCCAGGCAGCTGAATTCTGTCACAGTAGGCTTCCCAAGCCAACTGAGTAATCTCGGTAGttggagcggggaggaggaaggaggaaatttgGGGCTCAGTTGCCCGCTCCTGGTGACGCAGCAGGACCATTCCTAGAAGCGACCCTGTCCATGGGATTGGACGGGCAACCCACGGTCTGTGGAAATACCATTAACCAGCGGAACCTCCAAGAAAACCCAAAACTGGTGGGTGGCTTTTATCACTAGAAATATTGCCAGCTTCGGCATCCGTGTTCTCCGGGGCAGTGTGCCAGGTGGACAGGTAGGAACAGAAGAGATGTGGAACCCCcccatgcatcatcatcatcatcagtcgtatttattgagcgcttactgtgtgcagagcactgtactaagcgcttgggaagtacaaattggcaacatatagagaccgtccctacccaacagtgggctcacggtctaaaagggggagacagagaacaaaaccaaacatactaacaaactaacaTGCAGTGGGTGAAGGTTCGAATTTCCTGGTTGGTGGCACTGGTTTCAGAAGCGCCTGTTAAATTTTGAAAGATACACTGTACAGAACAATGTCGACTCCCTCAGTTCTGCCCAAgtattctctctctcccaatGGAACAACCAGTCCCTCCTGCAAGTAGGAAGTGGGGGATGGTTCTGGCAAGCAAGGCATCACTCATTACAGGGGTCACTTTTAAATTTACCCAAAGGAATTGAGTTGTCACCCCTGCAGATGTCTAGGCCAATTTAGTCACTTGACTTTACCATAGAACTAGTCCCCGCGGCACTCCCCATCATCCAAAATGTGAGTTTTCACTGTTGTCCTGCCAGCCCCATTGGAGGCAGCATTTTTTGGCTAGGTCTTCATCTTaacgtttgcacatagtaaaagcttaataaatgccattattattaacctcactGGAccgtgggggtggggcgggggtggtccCAATTCAGGCGGGGTGGGCAGGGCCCCatggtttggtttggttcccggTTAAGGATTCAGCTTCTTGAGGAGCCGGGTTGGGTTTTGTGGTTCCATAAGTAGAACTGAAATGGAAAAGAGGGTGAGTTTGGCAGTGCAGTCTGGAAGAATGGTCAGCATCTTTCTGATTCAGAGCTCACTAGGCTGGAGGCAAGTGAAAAACCTGCAGTCTGGGGGTAGGTTTTGAGTTGGTATTGCTTGATAGGAGGGAGTCAGGACGTTTAGATTCAGTGACTCCCTGCACAGAAAAATGAGGGGCGCGAAGGCAGTGGTGAGATTGCAGCCCTAGGGGCTTCTCAGCCTGACTTAGTCCGTGATTTGGGCTTTGCCTAGCTAGGTTGCTTCTGGGGGAAAGTTGCCATTGAGCGAATACTCTTTGCCTTTCAACCTAATCCCAGGTTCTGTCAACAGTCAGTCAGCAGGGGCTGGTGTAGGCCACCCATTAATTTAAAACAGCGATCGGGGTACCGAGATTAGACATCTGTTCCTTCAAGGTGGACTCTGGGCTTCTAGCGGGAAGTTTTCCAGAGGTCCAGCTGAACTGTGAGCCTTAGTGCCTGGGGAAGAGCTCTCAGACTTGGGTTTGAACTGAAGGCCTCTAAGGCCAGGCAGCATCACGAggacctggagaagcagtgtggcttagtggatagagcacagccttgggagtcgtcagaaggacctgggttctcatccccggcTGTgctacgtgtcttctgtgtgaccttaggcaagtcacttaacttctctgtacctcggttacctagtttgttaaatgggaattaagactgcgagccccatatgggacaggaactgtgtccaacctgattaatttgtatctatcccagtgccttggtgtgcatagtaagtgcttaacaagtaccataattttatttacttttgtCACTAGGGGTTTAAAGTGGTCATGCTCTGTGTGGACTTTTCTGGCTATGTCTTGAAGAAAACCTAAGAATCCTGGTTCACCAATAGCATTTCTGCTTCCCGGACCAAATTTTCTCTGTCCCTGAAGGCTGGACTCACCTCCAGGTGATTTGGGCCGGTGTCTCCtttcagaggggaagaaaccagggcTGACTCGACACTTCTGGCTACAAGCAGCAGCAGGTTGCCCCTTGAtatgctgccccccaccccacccctggagGCCAGCTCTGAGAGAGTTTAATCTTTAAGATGTCTTGCCATCCTCAGCCTACTGGCTGAGAAATGTAACGGAGTTTGAACATCGTAGTGGGAAGATGGATGACCTATGCCCCTGTTCCTCTGGAACCTCAACCAGCAGCTTTCAGGACACCTAATCGCCCCCAGTCCAGAGTCTTATCTTAGTGGTTGATTAGGTGCTGCTACCTAGTCTGAGATATCTAGCTGGCCTCACTGCCCCCAAGccatggggagggaggacatacactcacactctctctctctctctttccctccccccaaaccctgcaGGCTCAGGCAGGGTGATGAGAACCTGGCAGAGTGTTGTGAAAATGTTGAACTTCTGAGGCTCTGGGCAGTTAGTGGCAtgaccagcagcgtggcttaatggataatggatagagcacgggcctgagagacagataTGCCTCTGCcgcatatctgctgtatgaccttgggcaagtcattccactttttctgggcctcagttacctcctctgtaaaatggggattaagagcgtgagccccgtgtgggacagggcctgtgtccaacctgattaacttgtaggtaccccagtgcgtagaatagtgcttggctcgcagtaagtgcttagcaagtaccgtaatGGGTTCTGGAAGGACTGTGGATTTTTTGAACCGAACTGTttctgattttcttgcatttgttgttgttttaataataataatcacggcatttattaagtgcttactatgtgcaaagcactgttcgaagcgctggggaggttacaaggtgatcagattgtcccacggggggcgcacagtcttaatccccattttacagatgagggaactgaggcacagagaagtgaagtgacttgcccaaagtcacacagctgacagttggcggagccgggatctgaacccatggcctctgactccaaagcccgggctctttccactgagccacactgcttgtatggTGAATGTTGTTTTTGAGTGTGGGTCTCGCCGGCCactttagcctgtgagctcagtcaatcagccatatttattgagtgcttaccgggtgcagaacactgtactaagcacttgggagagtgcaatataacagtaacagatgcattccctgctagactgtgagcccactgttgggtagggactgtctctctatgttgccaacttgtaatcaatcaatcaatcaatcgtatttattgagcgcttactatgtgcagagcactgtactaagcgcttgggaagtacaaattggcaacatatagagacagtccctacccaacagtgggctcacagtctaaaagggggagacagagaacaaaaccaaacacactaacaaaataaaataaatagaatagatatgtacaagtaaaataaatagagtaataaatatgtacaaacatatatacatatatacaggtgctgtggggaagggaaggaggtaagatgggggggatggaggggggacgagggggagaggaaggaaggggctcagtctgggaaggcctcttggaggaggtgagctctcagtagggccttgaagggaggaagagagctagcttggcggatgggcagagggagggcattccaggcctgggggaggacgtgggccgggggtcgatggtgggacaggcgagaacgaggtacggtgaggagattagcggcggaggagcggagggtgcggggtgggctgcagaaggagagaagggaggtgaggtaggagggggcgaggggatggagagccttgaagcccagggtgaggagtttctgcctgatgcgcagattgattggtagccactggagatttttgaggaactcgtacttcccaagcgcttagtacagtgctctgcacccagtaagcgctcaataaatgcgattgattgactgattggttccctgctcacaaccagcttacGTTCTAGAGCTCCGAGAGGGCCCAAAAGCCCGTCTGCTATTTTCCATTGAAtttccccgcccgcccgcccggctgGCCCTGGGATCTGGCTTGCCCTGGTGAAAAAACCTGCTGGCGCTGGCGCTCattacactgcttctccccctgcAGTTCCATGTATTTTGATGAAGATGGCGACCTTGCACACGAGTTCTACGAGGAGACAATCGTCACCAAGAACGGCCGCAAGCGCGCCAAGCTGAAGAGAATCCATAAGAACCTGGTTCCTCAGGTAAGCGGCCCAAGACCCCCGCCAGGCCTGGACAATTTTAAAGCCCCCTCCCGGCCCGCCCTCCCCAGAGGGAGGCGagctggagggagctggggaTTAACTGAGGCCTCGAGGGTCGGGGAGACGGCGGCGGTGAGCCGGGCATTTCCAGCTGGGCCTTGAGAGAAGGCCAGACCTTTGGCTCTCCCCGGCCGGCGGCCACTTTCCAAAGCAGCCCGTCAAgatccaggcctcagttttcccctaaATTTGCCCATGCggagcccttctccctccccaccccgtgcTTGTTTCG
It includes:
- the TUSC2 gene encoding tumor suppressor candidate 2 isoform X2, producing MGTSGSKARGLWPFASSAGGSGSEAANAAGAAQALTRAQGGRSAPPFVFTRRGSMYFDEDGDLAHEFYEETIVTKNGRKRAKLKRIHKNLVPQGIVQLDHPRIHVDFPVIICEV
- the TUSC2 gene encoding tumor suppressor candidate 2 isoform X1 translates to MGTSGSKARGLWPFASSAGGSGSEAANAAGAAQALTRAQGGRSAPPFVFTRRGSMYFDEDGDLAHEFYEETIVTKNGRKRAKLKRIHKNLVPQGIVQLDHPRIHVDFPVIICEVK